The Geitlerinema sp. PCC 9228 genome segment TGGTTAGCAACCATGCCACCCGTTCGAGACCAGAAATTAAAAATCTAAAACTTCCCCAATAGCTTTCAAAAAGGGCAAGTAGAGGCAAACTAGCCCCAAAAGCTCCGGTTTTGGCATGGAATGGCCCATCGTTGATTAGGAGATCCTACGCTTGCCATCTGTTCTCACAATCGATACACTTCTTAAGATAAGTTCTCTAAGATTCATTTGCCCCCACGGGTTGATTTTTCCTATAGGCCACTATGGGGAAAGACTTCCCAGTCGGGTCTTCCTTAGCGGCGTACGGTCGTTCTTTTTCTTGCCCCCATCTGGGGATGGGTCTTCAGGTGGGCAGAGAAACAGCCAACCACATTGGCCCCCGCTAAGGCTATCTTAATAAAATAGCCATCTGAAATTTGGCTTTTTATCCCTGGAATAGCCAGCTCGTTTGCATAGAGAACCAAGTAAAAAGAAAAGGAGGAATTGTAGTCAATGGGACTACCCTGGTATCGCGTTCATACTGTTGTTCTTAACGATCCAGGTCGCTTGATTGCCGTACACCTAATGCATACAGCCCTCGTTGCCGGTTGGGCTGGTTCCATGGCTCTGTACGAATTAGCAGTCTTTGACCCCAGCGACCCGGTTCTCAACCCCATGTGGCGTCAAGGTATGTTTGTGCTGCCCTTTATGACCCGCTTGGGCGTCACCGATTCCTGGGGCGGCTGGAGCATCACCGGCGAAACGGTGACCGACCCCGGCATCTGGACCTATGAAGGGGTGGCTGCCGCTCATATTATCCTTTCCGGTTTGCTCTTCCTAGCCGCCTGCTGGCACTGGGTCTATTGGGATTTGGAACTATTTACCGATCCCCGTACCGGCGAACCCGCCCTCGACTTGCCGAAAATGTTCGGCATCCACCTATTCCTGGCTGGCTTGCTTTGTTTTGGATTCGGTGCCTTCCACTTAACTGGATTGTTTGGTCCCGGTATGTGGGTGTCCGACCCCTATGGGCTGACAGGGCACGTGGAGCCAGTGGCACCGGAGTGGGGACCGGAAGGGTTTAATCCCTTTAACCCCGGCGGCGTAGTGGCCCACCACATTGCTGCTGGAATTGTCGGCATTATCGCCGGTCTGTTCCACCTGATCGTACGTCCCCCAGAGCGCCTGTACAAGGCACTACGGATGGGGAACATCGAAACGGTTCTCTCCAGCAGTATTGCCGCTGTCTTCTTTGCTGCCTTCGTGGTAGCCGGTACCATGTGGTACGGCAGTGCGACCACGCCCATCGAACTGTTTGGTCCAACCCGCTATCAGTGGGACCAAGGATATTTCCAACAGGAAATCGAACGTCGGGTACAGTCGGAAATGGCGGCAGGAAAAAGCCGCGCCGAAGCCTGGGCTTCCATTCCGGAAAAACTGGCTTTCTACGACTATGTGGGCAACAGTCCTGCCAAAGGCGGTCTGTTCCGCGTTGGTCCTATGAACGAAGGTGATGGCATTGCTCAACAGTGGCTGGGACACCCGGTGTTTGAAGATAGTGAAGGTCGCGAGTTGACTGCCCGTCGCTTGCCCAACTTCTTCGAGAACTTCCCAGTTCTGTTGGTAGACCAACAAGGGGTGGTCCGTGCGGATATTCCCTTCCGCCGCGCCGAATCGAGATACAGTTTGGAACAAGCTGGGGTAAAAGTTAATTTCTACGGTGGTGCTTTGAACGGCGAAACGTTTGAAGACCCGGCTGTGGTGAAGAAATATGCCCGTAAAGCCCAGCTAGGCGAACCCTTTGCTTTCGATACCGAAACCTTGGACTCCGACGGTGTGTTCCGCACCAGTCCTCGCGGTTGGTTTACGTTTGGACACGTCTGCTTTGCTTTGCTGTTCTTCTTCGGTCACATCTGGCACGGTTCCCGGACCCTGTTCCGCGACGTGTTTGCTGGTGTTGACCCCGATTTGGACGAAGACCAAGTGGAATTTGGCGTGTTCCAAAAAGTGGGCGACCCCGCTACTCGGAAGTCGGAAGAGGCTATTTAAAGTGGGTTAATTCCTGCAGGTGGGAATTAGGTGGTATGGTGAGTAAATTGGCCCTGCCACCTTTTTCCTGCGATTGTTATTTTGTGGGTGGAAGCCCAAAAGCCGCGTTGGCTAGGAGGTTGTGTTATGGAAGCTCTGATTTACGTATTTTTTCTGGTGATTACGTTGGGGCTGTTGTTTTTCGCGATCGCTTTTCGCGAACCCCCTCGTATTAACAAAGAATAGTTAAAATTTCGCAACAGTTTGACGGGCTTGACCGCAAGCTGTCAAATGGGAAGGGATAGGTCGTCTGCTCAGGTTCAGGGGACCTATCCCTTTATTTTGTTCCCCGGATGGTGCCCCTTGTAGCCGCTACCATCGCCGATGGCGTGCCAATTTTGCTAAGGAAAAAGATGGCTTTTTTGCTTTGCCCATTCCCGAAAAAAGAATGGCAGTTGCTAGGAATATGTTAGTTTAGAAGGGATTTGTTGCCGATTTTGCCATCGGAATTTGACCAAAATAGAGGCAACCAGTTCTACAGCAAAAAGCTATAGAAAGCCGACAAAACAGTTCCCACGAACAGAATTCCTAACTGGTTGTTGCCATCGAAACGCTTCCCACTTGGGAGACGATTGCCATGCGGTGTCCATTTTGTCAGCATACAGATAGTCGCGTTCTCGAATCTCGATCGGCGCAAGGGGGAAATAGCGTGCGACGGCGTCGGGAATGCTTGCAGTGCGCCCGTCGTTTTACCACCTACGAACGCATCGAATATGTGCCCATTACGGTAATTAAACGCGATGGCAGTCGCGAATCTTTCGATCGCTCGAAATTATTGCGGGGGATCGTCCGCGCCTGCGAAAAAACTGGCATCCCCATGTCAGCTTTGGAAGCATTGGTCGATGAAATCGAAACCGACCTTCAACAACGACTGCATTCGGAAGTGACCAGTAGCGAACTCGGCGAATGCGTCTTGCAGCGTTTGAACCCACTGAGCGAAGTAGCTTACGTGCGATTTGCTTCCGTATATCGCCAATTTACCGGCGTGCGAGATTTTGTGGAAACTCTCAACCAATTGCAAAATCGCGATCGCCAAGATTCCCCACCGCGATCGCAACAATTTCCCCCAGCCGCCGACTGGCCGGCATCGCCTCCCCAACAAACCTCCGTTCCCAGCAGCACTTCCTAACTTAACAGGGAACCATGCTTGCCCAACCGCTCACTGCACCACGTTAGGAAAGTGCGATCGCAACCCCCGGAAAATCGTGATAAGATAGCAAACTATGGCCTACTTTTGGGACCCTGACTCCCCGGGGTTTCCCTACCCCCCCAAGCTGAAAACCCCCAGCGCCGACAGCAGCCGCTGTTGGACAGATAGCCTTTTTCGTCAGAGAGGAAAAGCCATGGTTTGGCCTCTCCAACCACCCCTGGGAGAGTCCCTCTGGCTGGGAAGCATTCAGGCAACAGGTCGCTGACCCCAGATCCTGCCGCCGACGCTTCCCCCTCAGCGAGCTTGGTTTGGGGACCTCGGTCCTCAATTTAAACTCGATCGTATCACAATGCGCCCGGGAGGGCGGGGCTTTAAACCCAAAAATTTCTGATAAAATCGGGATAGATGGTATTTCTAGCCACGGCTAGAAAAGATGTGGTGTAGCCAGCCTTCGACCAACTGCACGACAGGATAGCCACTTCCACCCATCAGACAACGAATCCAACCAGTTCGATCGAGATTTTGTCACCAGGGAAAATTTCCCAGTCAAAATCGACCAGTTAGGTGGAAACAGCAGGCAAGCGGTTGCATCCAAGCGGCATCCCCTGCACACCACGATCGAGTACCATCAGGGGGACCCCGGTAGCTTCCCCATCCACCGCTCGCACTCGTTGGCAATTTGAACGCATTGGTTCAGGTTTTTCAGCGTACAGCACATGTATTCCCACAACCAGTAACAAGTAAGGAGATAACGACTAGGATTCGCATGGTCAACAACACGATGACTAAAGACG includes the following:
- the psbB gene encoding photosystem II chlorophyll-binding protein CP47, which codes for MGLPWYRVHTVVLNDPGRLIAVHLMHTALVAGWAGSMALYELAVFDPSDPVLNPMWRQGMFVLPFMTRLGVTDSWGGWSITGETVTDPGIWTYEGVAAAHIILSGLLFLAACWHWVYWDLELFTDPRTGEPALDLPKMFGIHLFLAGLLCFGFGAFHLTGLFGPGMWVSDPYGLTGHVEPVAPEWGPEGFNPFNPGGVVAHHIAAGIVGIIAGLFHLIVRPPERLYKALRMGNIETVLSSSIAAVFFAAFVVAGTMWYGSATTPIELFGPTRYQWDQGYFQQEIERRVQSEMAAGKSRAEAWASIPEKLAFYDYVGNSPAKGGLFRVGPMNEGDGIAQQWLGHPVFEDSEGRELTARRLPNFFENFPVLLVDQQGVVRADIPFRRAESRYSLEQAGVKVNFYGGALNGETFEDPAVVKKYARKAQLGEPFAFDTETLDSDGVFRTSPRGWFTFGHVCFALLFFFGHIWHGSRTLFRDVFAGVDPDLDEDQVEFGVFQKVGDPATRKSEEAI
- the nrdR gene encoding transcriptional regulator NrdR codes for the protein MRCPFCQHTDSRVLESRSAQGGNSVRRRRECLQCARRFTTYERIEYVPITVIKRDGSRESFDRSKLLRGIVRACEKTGIPMSALEALVDEIETDLQQRLHSEVTSSELGECVLQRLNPLSEVAYVRFASVYRQFTGVRDFVETLNQLQNRDRQDSPPRSQQFPPAADWPASPPQQTSVPSSTS
- a CDS encoding photosystem II reaction center protein T; protein product: MEALIYVFFLVITLGLLFFAIAFREPPRINKE